One genomic segment of Elusimicrobiota bacterium includes these proteins:
- a CDS encoding exodeoxyribonuclease III, whose translation MKILCWNVNGLRAVHSKGLFLDWFLKEKADIVCVNETKSQIDQIPDELKNISGYYSYFSSAEKKGYSGTGLWTKINPIKTSFELGTKKFDNEGRLIRADFKDFILLNVYFPSGGMSEERLKFKLDYYDAFLEYLLQLKKKDKKIILTGDINTAHKEIDLAQPQQNENETGFLPVERAWIDKLVKNGFIDTFRMFEKEGGNYTYWDYRMLSRERNIGWRLDYFFVSENLKDKVKSSYIQKDVLGSDHCPICLEIQI comes from the coding sequence ATGAAGATTTTATGCTGGAATGTAAATGGTCTTAGAGCTGTTCATAGTAAAGGTTTATTTTTGGATTGGTTTTTAAAAGAAAAAGCGGATATTGTATGCGTAAATGAAACAAAGAGTCAAATAGATCAAATTCCTGATGAGCTTAAAAATATCAGCGGTTATTATTCTTATTTTTCATCCGCTGAAAAAAAGGGGTATTCGGGAACCGGGCTTTGGACAAAAATTAATCCCATTAAAACTTCTTTTGAGCTGGGTACAAAAAAATTTGACAACGAAGGAAGATTAATAAGGGCGGATTTCAAGGATTTTATACTGCTAAACGTTTATTTTCCAAGCGGCGGAATGTCCGAGGAAAGGCTAAAATTTAAACTGGATTATTACGATGCTTTCCTTGAATATCTGCTGCAATTAAAAAAGAAAGACAAAAAAATTATTCTTACCGGGGATATAAATACTGCCCATAAGGAAATTGATCTTGCCCAGCCGCAACAAAATGAAAACGAAACCGGCTTTTTGCCTGTGGAGAGGGCTTGGATAGATAAACTTGTTAAAAACGGATTTATTGATACTTTCAGAATGTTTGAAAAGGAAGGCGGAAACTACACTTACTGGGATTATAGGATGCTTTCACGAGAAAGAAATATCGGCTGGCGATTGGATTACTTCTTCGTTTCAGAAAATCTCAAAGATAAAGTTAAATCTTCCTATATCCAAAAAGATGTCTTGGGATCGGATCATTGCCCGATTTGCTTAGAGATACAAATCTAA
- a CDS encoding transposase: MPRIARIIAEGLPHHITQRGNNKQIVFSDDVDRKYYLSLMEEYSRKNSLSVLSYCLMNNHVHFIAVPKNENALPKIFNSVNTRYAQYYNKKKNASGHLWQGRYYSCILDNNHLLAAVRYIERNPVRAGLVAKPWLWEWSSCASNTGFRRPLFFLDNVLDMLGMNKDKWKAFVDLQDDHKFVSSIRESYKTGRPLGSEAFVSRLEKKFGRKLKSKGRGRPSK; the protein is encoded by the coding sequence ATGCCAAGAATAGCAAGAATTATTGCTGAGGGTTTACCTCATCATATTACGCAGAGGGGGAATAATAAGCAAATCGTTTTCAGTGATGATGTTGATAGAAAATATTATCTTTCTTTAATGGAAGAATATAGCAGGAAGAATAGTCTATCAGTTCTTTCATATTGTTTAATGAATAATCATGTGCATTTTATTGCGGTTCCAAAGAATGAAAATGCTTTACCCAAGATTTTTAATAGTGTAAATACCAGATATGCACAATATTACAATAAGAAAAAAAATGCGTCAGGACATCTGTGGCAAGGCAGATATTACTCTTGTATATTAGATAACAATCATTTGCTTGCTGCTGTTAGATATATTGAAAGAAATCCGGTTAGAGCCGGATTGGTCGCAAAACCGTGGTTGTGGGAATGGTCTAGTTGTGCTTCAAATACAGGTTTTCGACGGCCGTTATTTTTCTTAGATAATGTTTTAGATATGCTGGGCATGAATAAAGATAAATGGAAAGCTTTTGTAGATTTACAGGATGATCATAAATTTGTATCCAGTATAAGGGAATCGTACAAAACCGGGCGTCCTTTAGGTTCGGAAGCTTTTGTTTCTAGATTAGAAAAGAAATTTGGCAGAAAACTGAAATCAAAGGGAAGAGGAAGGCCAAGCAAATAA